Proteins from one Microtus pennsylvanicus isolate mMicPen1 chromosome 7, mMicPen1.hap1, whole genome shotgun sequence genomic window:
- the Dnph1 gene encoding 5-hydroxymethyl-dUMP N-hydrolase, whose amino-acid sequence MAAEVAEQGRCSVYFCGSIRGGREDQALYARIVSRLRRYGKVLTEHVAAAEPDPRGDEAAGGDHLIHEQDLAWLQQADVVVAEVTQPSLGVGYELGWAVALGKQILCLFRPQSGRVLSAMIRGAADGSRIQVWDYTEGEVDAMLDRYFEAYPPGGKAPSSNPST is encoded by the exons ATGGCGGCGGAGGTGGCGGAGCAGGGCCGCTGCTCCGTGTACTTCTGCGGGAGCATCCGCGGTGGGCGCGAGGACCAGGCACTGTATGCCCGGATCGTATCGCGGCTGCGGCGCTATGGAAAGGTGCTCACTGAGCACGTGGCTGCTGCAGAGCCGGACCCGCGAG GAGACGAGGCTGCTGGGGGCGACCACCTCATTCACGAGCAAGACCTGGCCTGGCTACAGCAGGCAGATG TGGTTGTGGCCGAAGTGACACAGCCGTCCTTGGGTGTTGGCTATGAACTAGGCTGGGCAGTAGCTCTTGGTAAGCAAATTCTGTGCCTGTTCCGACCACAGTCTGGCCGAG tgCTCTCTGCCATGATTCGGGGTGCAGCAGATGGCTCAAGGATCCAAGTGTGGGACTACACAGAAGGAGAGGTGGATGCCATGCTCGATCGATACTTTGAGGCTTATCCTCCTGGGGGGAAGGCTCCCTCCAGTAACCCAAGCACCTGA